From Triticum urartu cultivar G1812 chromosome 2, Tu2.1, whole genome shotgun sequence, a single genomic window includes:
- the LOC125536429 gene encoding uncharacterized protein LOC125536429 isoform X1 encodes MRQPHALFRWASSARCCCWLSLVRFPVVVCVEPWVRLSFSLSVLLLLPALLLLVRPAAYPTCFCLLPPAVRSLLLLCHSTHQERQNTRLCPLLLQAIPHVATFSHRIEWKMEEIAGGMVFPA; translated from the exons ATGCGGCAGCCCCATGCTCTGTTCCGATGGGCCTCCTCTGCTCGATGTTGCTGCTGGTTGAG TTTGGTACGGTTTCCTGTTGTCGTTTGCGTCGAGCCTTGGGTCCGTCTCTCCTTCTCATTGAG CGTACTTCTCCTGTTGCCGGCGCTTCTTCTTCTCGTCCGTCCTGCTGCTTACCCAACGTGCTTCTGCTTGCTGCCTCCG GCTGTACGATCTCTTCTGTTGCTGTGTCATTCGACTCATCAAG AAAGACAGAACACGAGATTGTGCCCCCTCTTGCTCCAG GCTATTCCTCATGTTGCAACCTTTTCCCATAGAATTGAATGGAAGATGGAAGAAATTGCAGGAG GAATGGTGTTTCCAGCGTGA
- the LOC125536429 gene encoding uncharacterized protein LOC125536429 isoform X2 has translation MRQPHALFRWASSARCCCWLSLVRFPVVVCVEPWVRLSFSLSVLLLLPALLLLVRPAAYPTCFCLLPPAVRSLLLLCHSTHQERQNTRLCPLLLQFIEYILKK, from the exons ATGCGGCAGCCCCATGCTCTGTTCCGATGGGCCTCCTCTGCTCGATGTTGCTGCTGGTTGAG TTTGGTACGGTTTCCTGTTGTCGTTTGCGTCGAGCCTTGGGTCCGTCTCTCCTTCTCATTGAG CGTACTTCTCCTGTTGCCGGCGCTTCTTCTTCTCGTCCGTCCTGCTGCTTACCCAACGTGCTTCTGCTTGCTGCCTCCG GCTGTACGATCTCTTCTGTTGCTGTGTCATTCGACTCATCAAG AAAGACAGAACACGAGATTGTGCCCCCTCTTGCTCCAG TTTATTGAATACATTTTGAAGAAGTGA